From one Streptomyces sp. N50 genomic stretch:
- a CDS encoding ribonuclease D: MTDAQETAADSSLRTTGGAPPDDVETAPIPLLEPREGIPPVIADEDALAEVIAAFAAGTGPVAVDAERASGYRYGQRAYLVQLRREGAGTALIDPVACPDLSGLGEAVSGVEWVLHAATQDLPCLREIGMVPTRLFDTELAGRLAGFPRVGLGAMVEGVLGFVLEKGHSAVDWSTRPLPEPWLRYAALDVELLVDLRDALEKELDRQGKLDWARQEFDAIAAAPPAEPRKDPWRRTSGMHKVRRRRQLGVVRELWQTRDRIAQRRDVSPGKVLSDAAIVEAALSLPVDVQALAALNGFGHRMGRRQLEQWQAAVDRAKALPDSALPQPGQPVTGPPPPRAWADKDPEAAARLSAARAAVSAVAEGLNMPQENLITPDTVRRVCWEPPKHVDVESVGAALAGYGARAWQVEQVAPVLVEALTAKAP; encoded by the coding sequence GTGACCGACGCCCAAGAAACCGCAGCAGACAGCTCACTGCGAACCACCGGAGGCGCCCCTCCGGACGACGTCGAAACGGCGCCGATCCCATTGCTCGAGCCCCGGGAGGGCATTCCGCCCGTGATCGCCGACGAGGACGCCCTCGCCGAGGTGATCGCGGCCTTCGCCGCCGGCACGGGTCCCGTGGCCGTCGACGCCGAGCGCGCGTCCGGCTACCGCTACGGACAGCGCGCCTATCTGGTTCAGCTGCGCCGTGAGGGCGCCGGCACCGCACTGATCGACCCCGTGGCCTGCCCCGACCTGTCGGGCCTCGGTGAGGCCGTCTCCGGCGTCGAGTGGGTACTGCACGCCGCCACCCAGGACCTGCCGTGTCTGCGCGAGATAGGCATGGTGCCGACGCGGCTCTTCGACACCGAGCTGGCGGGTCGGCTCGCCGGGTTCCCGCGGGTCGGACTGGGCGCGATGGTCGAGGGCGTGCTCGGTTTCGTCCTGGAGAAGGGGCACTCCGCCGTCGACTGGTCCACCCGCCCGCTGCCCGAACCCTGGCTGCGCTACGCCGCCCTCGACGTCGAACTCCTCGTCGATCTGCGGGACGCGCTGGAGAAGGAACTCGACCGGCAGGGCAAGCTGGACTGGGCCCGCCAGGAGTTCGACGCGATCGCGGCGGCGCCGCCCGCCGAACCCCGCAAGGATCCGTGGCGTCGTACGTCCGGGATGCACAAGGTACGGCGGCGCCGGCAGCTCGGTGTCGTGCGGGAGCTGTGGCAGACGCGGGACCGGATCGCGCAGCGGCGGGATGTGTCTCCGGGGAAGGTGCTGTCGGACGCGGCGATCGTGGAGGCGGCGCTCTCTCTCCCTGTTGACGTGCAGGCTCTTGCCGCGTTGAACGGGTTCGGGCATCGGATGGGGCGGCGGCAGCTGGAGCAGTGGCAGGCGGCCGTTGATCGGGCCAAGGCCCTTCCCGACTCGGCGTTGCCGCAGCCTGGGCAGCCGGTTACCGGGCCGCCGCCGCCCCGCGCTTGGGCCGACAAGGATCCTGAGGCTGCGGCTCGGTTGTCTGCGGCGCGGGCTGCGGTGTCGGCGGTGGCCGAGGGGCTCAACATGCCTCAGGAGAACCTCATTACTCCGGATACCGTGCGGCGGGTTTGCTGGGAGCCGCCGAAGCATGTGGATGTGGAGTCTGTGGGGGCCGCGCTTGCCGGGTATGGGGCTCGGGCTTGGCAGGTTGAGCAGGTTGCGCCGGTTTTGGTGGAGGCTTTGACCGCGAAGGCGCCGTAG
- a CDS encoding rhomboid family intramembrane serine protease, with amino-acid sequence MVIPVHDVNPVRRTPWVTYALIAANVLVFLFTPGMAGSVAGGSDLSQLCHLQAFLDHYAAVPRELIHHQMPQLVPTGAVQAGPGGPACAAGPPAYDKSAPLSVFTAMFLHGSWIHLLGNMLFLMIFGNNVEDRMGHIRFTLFYVVCGYAAGYGFALLNADSADPLIGASGAIAGVLGAYLVLYARARVWVLVPFLFFLPLRLPAWLVLGFWFVLQAFYSSGEGVSDAGTVAYEAHVVGFLVGMLLAWPLKAGTPPPPEPRGLLFGRRARPRHTW; translated from the coding sequence GTGGTCATCCCCGTCCATGACGTGAACCCGGTGCGCCGCACCCCTTGGGTGACGTATGCGCTCATCGCCGCGAACGTGCTCGTCTTCCTGTTCACGCCCGGAATGGCGGGCTCCGTGGCGGGCGGCAGCGACCTCTCACAGCTGTGCCATCTACAGGCGTTCCTGGACCACTACGCGGCCGTACCGCGGGAGTTGATCCACCACCAGATGCCGCAGCTGGTCCCGACCGGCGCCGTCCAGGCGGGCCCCGGCGGCCCGGCGTGCGCGGCCGGTCCGCCGGCCTACGACAAGTCGGCCCCGCTGAGCGTCTTCACCGCGATGTTCCTGCACGGCAGCTGGATCCACCTGCTGGGCAACATGCTGTTCCTGATGATCTTCGGCAACAACGTCGAGGACCGCATGGGCCACATCCGCTTCACGCTGTTCTACGTAGTGTGCGGTTACGCGGCGGGCTACGGCTTCGCGCTGCTCAACGCCGACTCGGCCGACCCGCTGATCGGTGCCTCCGGGGCGATCGCCGGTGTCCTGGGCGCCTATCTGGTGCTGTACGCGAGGGCCAGGGTGTGGGTCCTGGTGCCGTTCCTGTTCTTCCTGCCCCTACGGCTGCCCGCCTGGCTGGTGCTGGGCTTCTGGTTCGTGCTCCAGGCGTTCTACTCGTCCGGCGAGGGCGTCTCCGACGCCGGCACCGTGGCGTACGAGGCGCATGTCGTCGGGTTCCTCGTCGGCATGCTGCTGGCCTGGCCGCTCAAGGCGGGCACTCCCCCGCCGCCGGAACCGCGCGGCCTGCTGTTCGGCAGGCGGGCCCGGCCCCGGCACACATGGTGA
- a CDS encoding thiolase family protein, which produces MPRTVRDVVFVDGVRTPFGKAGPKGIYHETRADDLVVKAIRELLRRNPGLDPAKIDEVAIAATTQIGDQGLTLGRTAGILAGLPQSVPGYSIDRMCAGALTAVTTTAGSIAFGAYDAVIAGGVEHMGRHPMGEGVDPNPRFVSEKLVDDSALFMGMTAENLHDRYPHITKQRADEYAVRSQEKAAKAYANGKIQQDLVPISVRNTNEQVGEVGWGLVTADEPMRPGTTLENLAGLKTPFRVHGRVTAGNAAGLNDGATASIIASEDFAREHNLPVKMRLVSYAFAGVEPEVMGYGPIPATEKALAKAGLGIEDINLFEVNEAFAVQVLAFLDHYGIADDDERVNQYGGAIAFGHPLASSGVRLMTQLARQFEEQPNVRYGLTTMCVGFGMGATVIWENPHFEGDK; this is translated from the coding sequence GTGCCTCGTACCGTCAGGGACGTCGTCTTCGTCGACGGCGTCCGCACCCCGTTCGGCAAGGCGGGCCCGAAGGGCATCTACCACGAGACCCGGGCCGACGACCTCGTTGTGAAGGCGATCCGGGAGCTGCTGCGCCGGAACCCCGGACTCGACCCCGCGAAGATCGACGAGGTCGCCATCGCCGCGACCACGCAGATCGGTGACCAGGGTCTGACCCTGGGGCGGACCGCGGGCATTCTCGCCGGGCTGCCCCAGTCGGTGCCCGGCTACTCGATCGACCGCATGTGTGCGGGCGCGCTGACCGCCGTCACGACCACCGCGGGCTCCATCGCCTTCGGTGCCTACGACGCCGTCATCGCCGGTGGTGTCGAGCACATGGGCCGCCACCCCATGGGCGAGGGCGTGGACCCGAACCCGCGGTTCGTGAGCGAGAAGCTGGTCGACGACTCCGCGCTGTTCATGGGCATGACCGCGGAGAACCTGCACGACCGCTACCCGCACATCACCAAGCAGCGCGCCGACGAGTACGCGGTGCGTTCGCAGGAGAAGGCCGCGAAGGCGTACGCCAACGGCAAGATCCAGCAGGACCTGGTGCCGATCTCGGTGCGCAACACCAACGAGCAGGTGGGCGAGGTGGGTTGGGGTCTGGTGACCGCCGACGAGCCGATGCGCCCGGGGACGACCCTCGAGAACCTGGCCGGTCTGAAGACGCCGTTCCGTGTGCACGGGCGGGTCACCGCCGGCAACGCGGCCGGGCTGAACGACGGCGCCACCGCTTCGATCATCGCCAGCGAGGACTTCGCGCGCGAGCACAACCTGCCGGTGAAGATGCGTCTCGTGTCGTACGCCTTCGCGGGCGTCGAGCCGGAGGTCATGGGCTACGGCCCGATCCCGGCGACCGAGAAGGCGCTCGCCAAGGCGGGTCTCGGTATCGAGGACATCAACCTCTTCGAGGTCAACGAGGCTTTCGCCGTCCAGGTGCTGGCCTTCCTCGACCACTACGGCATCGCGGACGACGACGAGCGCGTCAACCAGTACGGCGGCGCGATCGCCTTCGGTCACCCGCTGGCCTCGTCGGGCGTACGCCTGATGACGCAGCTGGCCCGTCAGTTCGAGGAGCAGCCGAACGTCCGCTACGGCCTGACGACGATGTGCGTCGGCTTCGGCATGGGCGCCACGGTCATCTGGGAGAACCCGCACTTCGAGGGGGACAAGTGA
- a CDS encoding FAD-dependent oxidoreductase has translation MSMSRARGTRERLVVIGGDAAGMSAASQARRLKGPDELEIVAFERGHFTSYSACGIPYWVGGDVSTREELIARTPEEHRERDIDLRMRTEVVELDVAGGRVRARDVDSGEESWTSYDKLVIGTGARPIRPDMPGVDAPGVHGVQTLDDGQALLDSLARTRGRRAVVVGAGYIGVEMAEAFVNRGYDVTVVNRGKEPMSTLDPDMGRLVHKAMEGLGITMVDDAHVTEVRTGEDGRVRAVVTEDTEYPADVVVLGIGVRPETSLAKAAGLPVGQHDGLLTDLAMRVRGHENIWAGGDCVEVLDLVSGQERHIALGTHANKHGQVIGTNVGGGYATFPGVVGTAVSKVCDLEIARTGLREKDAHRAGLRFEAVTIESTSRAGYYPEAALMTVKMLAERRTGRLLGVQIVGREGAAKRVDIAAVALTARMTVEQMTALDLGYAPPFSPVWDPVLVAARKAAAKVQAGLR, from the coding sequence GAGATCGTCGCCTTCGAGCGCGGCCACTTCACCTCGTACTCGGCGTGCGGCATCCCCTACTGGGTGGGCGGTGATGTGTCCACCCGGGAGGAGCTGATCGCCCGCACGCCGGAGGAGCACCGCGAGCGTGACATCGACCTGCGGATGCGCACCGAGGTCGTGGAGCTCGATGTCGCGGGTGGGCGGGTACGCGCGCGGGACGTCGATTCCGGGGAGGAGTCCTGGACGTCGTACGACAAGCTCGTGATCGGGACCGGGGCGCGGCCGATCCGGCCCGACATGCCCGGGGTGGACGCGCCCGGGGTGCACGGGGTGCAGACGCTCGACGACGGGCAGGCGCTGCTCGACTCGCTGGCACGCACGCGTGGGCGTCGGGCCGTGGTGGTCGGGGCCGGATACATCGGGGTCGAGATGGCGGAGGCGTTCGTCAACCGCGGGTATGACGTCACCGTCGTCAACAGGGGCAAGGAGCCGATGTCCACGCTCGACCCGGACATGGGGCGCCTGGTGCACAAGGCGATGGAGGGCCTGGGCATCACCATGGTCGACGACGCCCACGTCACCGAGGTGCGCACCGGGGAGGACGGGCGGGTGCGGGCGGTGGTCACCGAGGACACGGAGTACCCGGCGGACGTCGTCGTGCTGGGGATCGGTGTCCGGCCGGAGACCTCGCTCGCGAAGGCGGCCGGGCTGCCGGTCGGACAGCACGACGGGCTGCTCACCGACCTGGCGATGCGGGTGCGCGGGCACGAGAACATCTGGGCCGGGGGCGACTGCGTCGAGGTGCTCGACCTGGTCTCCGGGCAGGAGCGGCACATCGCCCTGGGGACCCACGCCAACAAGCACGGGCAGGTCATCGGCACCAATGTGGGCGGCGGTTACGCCACCTTCCCCGGGGTGGTCGGTACCGCCGTGAGCAAGGTGTGCGACCTGGAGATCGCGCGCACCGGGCTGCGCGAGAAGGACGCCCACCGCGCGGGGCTGCGGTTCGAGGCGGTCACCATCGAGTCGACCAGCCGCGCGGGCTACTACCCCGAGGCCGCCCTCATGACGGTGAAGATGCTCGCCGAACGCCGTACCGGCCGTCTCCTGGGCGTGCAGATCGTCGGCCGGGAGGGCGCCGCGAAACGTGTCGACATCGCGGCGGTCGCCCTCACGGCCCGTATGACGGTGGAACAGATGACGGCCCTGGACCTGGGGTACGCCCCACCGTTCTCCCCGGTGTGGGACCCGGTCCTGGTGGCGGCCCGCAAGGCGGCCGCCAAGGTCCAGGCGGGCCTGAGGTAA
- a CDS encoding response regulator transcription factor gives MSVLLEQPASLVAYRPNKPTAMVVVADPRVRSTVTRHLWALGVRDVIEASSVAEARPRIGNPRDICVADVHLPDGSGLTLLSETRAAGWPNGLALSAADDIGAVRNALAGGVKGYVVTGTRTNVGLPTRPGAAPIGSAAARMHRRPPGSPSHPGGYRELSGREVEVLRLVAEGQSNKAIGVSMGLSALTVKSHLARIARKLGTGDRAGMVAVALRTGIIH, from the coding sequence GTGTCCGTTCTTCTTGAGCAGCCCGCAAGCCTGGTCGCCTACCGCCCGAACAAGCCGACCGCCATGGTGGTCGTGGCCGACCCGCGCGTCCGCTCCACCGTCACCCGCCACCTGTGGGCGCTCGGTGTGCGCGACGTCATCGAGGCCTCGTCCGTCGCGGAGGCTCGTCCCCGCATCGGCAACCCCCGCGACATCTGTGTGGCAGACGTCCACCTTCCCGACGGTTCCGGTCTCACCCTGCTCTCCGAGACCAGAGCCGCAGGCTGGCCCAACGGCCTGGCCCTGTCCGCCGCCGACGACATCGGTGCCGTGCGCAACGCCCTCGCGGGCGGCGTCAAGGGCTACGTCGTCACCGGCACCCGCACCAACGTCGGGCTCCCCACCCGGCCCGGCGCCGCCCCCATCGGCTCCGCCGCCGCCCGTATGCACCGCCGCCCCCCGGGTTCCCCGAGCCACCCGGGTGGCTACCGCGAACTGTCCGGCCGAGAGGTCGAGGTCCTGCGTCTGGTCGCGGAGGGCCAGTCGAACAAGGCCATCGGCGTCTCCATGGGCCTGTCCGCACTGACCGTCAAGAGCCACCTCGCCCGCATCGCCCGCAAGCTCGGCACGGGTGACCGCGCCGGCATGGTCGCGGTGGCGCTGCGCACCGGAATCATCCACTGA
- a CDS encoding DUF3000 domain-containing protein yields MDDSKEGDRDGGGAAPPAFQAAVQALKNSRLRPQIEIDPTPAPQRLAPYAYALEAAVVDGDQDLADGRLVLLHDPAGHDAWHGTFRLVTLVRAELEAEMAADPLLPDVCWSWLTGALQARGLTYGEPSGTVTRASSHYFGGLSERPSASQIEIRASWTPREGLGGVPDTAAHLASWCDLLAQVAGLPPAGPGDASIVTLPQRRGPQSR; encoded by the coding sequence ATGGACGACTCCAAGGAGGGGGACCGGGATGGGGGCGGTGCGGCGCCGCCGGCTTTCCAGGCCGCGGTCCAGGCCCTGAAGAACAGTCGGCTGCGGCCGCAGATCGAGATCGATCCGACGCCCGCGCCCCAGCGGCTCGCGCCCTACGCGTACGCGCTGGAGGCCGCGGTCGTCGACGGCGACCAGGACCTGGCCGACGGCCGGCTGGTGCTGCTGCACGACCCGGCCGGGCACGACGCCTGGCACGGCACGTTCCGGCTGGTGACGCTGGTGCGCGCGGAGCTGGAGGCGGAGATGGCGGCGGACCCGCTGCTGCCCGACGTGTGCTGGTCCTGGCTGACCGGCGCGCTCCAGGCGCGCGGACTGACGTACGGCGAGCCGAGCGGCACCGTCACGCGGGCCAGCTCCCACTACTTCGGCGGGCTGTCCGAGCGGCCGTCCGCGTCCCAGATCGAGATCCGTGCCTCGTGGACTCCGCGCGAGGGGCTCGGCGGCGTCCCGGACACGGCGGCGCATCTTGCCTCCTGGTGCGATCTGCTGGCCCAGGTCGCGGGCCTGCCCCCGGCGGGCCCGGGCGACGCGTCCATCGTCACGCTGCCGCAGCGCCGCGGCCCGCAGTCACGCTGA
- the hemE gene encoding uroporphyrinogen decarboxylase produces MSANQSPAGQQPTATYDSAFMKACRREPVPHTPVWFMRQAGRSLPEYHKAREGIAMLDSCTRPELVAEITLQPVRRHKVDAAVYFSDIVVPLKAIGIDLDIKPGVGPVVEKPIRTRADLARLRDLTPEDVSYVTEAVGLLTAELGPTPLIGFAGAPFTLASYLIEGGPSRTYENAKAIMYGDPELWADLLDRLADITAAFLKVQIEAGASAVQLFDSWAGALAPADYRRSVLPASAKVLKAVEGYGVPRIHFGVGTGELLGLMGEAGADVVGVDWRVPLDEAARRVGPGKALQGNLDPTVLFTSTEVVEAKTREVLDAAKGLEGHIFNLGHGVMPNTDPDSLTRLAEYVHTQTAL; encoded by the coding sequence GTGAGTGCCAACCAGAGCCCCGCGGGCCAGCAGCCGACCGCCACTTACGACTCCGCCTTCATGAAGGCGTGCAGGCGCGAGCCCGTGCCCCACACGCCGGTGTGGTTCATGCGGCAGGCCGGCCGTTCGCTGCCCGAGTACCACAAGGCGCGCGAGGGCATCGCGATGCTCGACTCCTGCACGCGGCCCGAGCTGGTCGCCGAGATCACGCTCCAGCCGGTGCGTCGGCACAAGGTGGACGCGGCGGTCTACTTCAGCGACATCGTCGTCCCGCTCAAGGCCATCGGCATCGACCTCGACATCAAGCCCGGCGTCGGCCCGGTCGTCGAGAAGCCGATCCGCACCCGCGCCGACCTGGCCCGGCTCCGCGACCTCACCCCCGAGGACGTCTCCTACGTCACGGAGGCCGTCGGCCTGCTGACCGCCGAGCTCGGCCCCACCCCCCTCATCGGCTTCGCCGGCGCCCCGTTCACCCTCGCGAGCTACCTCATCGAGGGCGGCCCGTCCCGCACGTACGAGAACGCCAAGGCGATCATGTACGGCGACCCCGAGCTCTGGGCCGACCTCCTGGACCGCCTCGCCGACATCACGGCCGCCTTCCTCAAGGTCCAGATCGAGGCGGGCGCCAGCGCCGTCCAGCTCTTCGACTCCTGGGCCGGCGCCCTCGCCCCGGCGGACTACCGCCGCTCGGTCCTCCCCGCCTCCGCGAAGGTCCTCAAGGCGGTCGAGGGCTACGGCGTCCCGCGCATCCACTTCGGCGTCGGCACCGGCGAGCTGCTCGGCCTGATGGGCGAGGCCGGCGCGGACGTCGTCGGCGTCGACTGGCGCGTCCCGCTCGACGAGGCCGCCCGCCGCGTCGGCCCCGGCAAGGCGCTCCAGGGCAACCTCGACCCGACCGTCCTGTTCACCTCCACGGAGGTCGTCGAGGCGAAGACCCGCGAGGTCCTCGACGCGGCGAAGGGCCTGGAGGGGCACATCTTCAACCTCGGGCACGGCGTGATGCCGAACACCGACCCGGACTCGCTCACCCGGCTCGCCGAGTACGTCCACACGCAGACGGCCCTCTAG
- a CDS encoding 3-hydroxyacyl-CoA dehydrogenase NAD-binding domain-containing protein gives MSTTTELLKGAAELFPDEVVTSAHVRHLELPYGAGRFALITLDNGFDHTKPTTFGPASLANLNTAIDQVEKEAAAGEIVGVGITGKPFVFAVGADLKGVELLKNHDDALAIGKGGHEVFKRLADIAVPTFTYYNGAAMGGGVEVGLHCEYRTVSKHIAAFSLPEVFLGLVPGWGGCTLLPNLIGAEKAVSVIIENSLNQNKQLKGQQVFDLGIADALFEGADFLEQSLIWTASVLKGDIKVERPAIDRGEAWDQAVAKGRFVADSKVHGAAPAAYRALDIIGAAKNGDLQQGYDAEDLALADLIMGGELRAGIYAFNLVQKRGKRPAGAPDKSLARPVTKVGVVGAGLMASQLALLFLRRLEVPVVLTDIDQERVDKGVGYVHAEIEKLLGKGRINQDKANRLTALVTGVLDKAEGFSDADFIIEAVFEEIGVKQQVFAEVEAVAPAHAILATNTSSLSVSEMASKLKNPERVVGFHFFNPVAILPLLEIVRGEQTDDASLATAFAVAKKLKKTAVLVKDAPAFVVNRILTRFMGEIQNVIDEGTPVAVAEKAVEPLGLPMSPLVLLELVGPAIGLHVSETLNRAFPDRFTVSPNLAAVVKAGKRGFYVYDSGKPELDPEVAALLQQGDSVLTEAQVRDRVLDAVAQEIGLMLDEGVVAEAQDIDLCLITGAGWPFHLGGITPYLDRVGVSERVNGKPFLAPGVASVPA, from the coding sequence GTGAGCACCACCACCGAGCTTCTGAAGGGTGCGGCCGAGCTGTTCCCGGACGAGGTCGTGACGTCCGCGCACGTCCGCCACCTCGAACTGCCGTACGGCGCCGGGCGGTTCGCGCTCATCACGCTGGACAACGGCTTCGACCACACCAAGCCGACCACCTTCGGCCCGGCCTCGCTGGCGAACCTGAACACCGCCATCGACCAGGTCGAGAAGGAGGCGGCGGCCGGCGAGATCGTCGGTGTCGGCATCACCGGCAAGCCGTTCGTCTTCGCCGTCGGCGCGGACCTCAAGGGCGTCGAGCTCCTCAAGAACCACGACGACGCGCTCGCCATCGGCAAGGGCGGCCACGAGGTCTTCAAGCGCCTCGCGGACATCGCGGTCCCGACCTTCACGTACTACAACGGCGCGGCCATGGGCGGCGGTGTCGAGGTCGGTCTGCACTGCGAGTACCGCACGGTGTCGAAGCACATCGCGGCGTTCTCGCTGCCCGAGGTCTTCCTCGGCCTGGTCCCCGGCTGGGGCGGCTGCACGCTGCTGCCGAACCTGATCGGCGCGGAGAAGGCCGTCTCGGTGATCATCGAGAACAGCCTGAACCAGAACAAGCAGCTCAAGGGCCAGCAGGTCTTCGACCTCGGGATCGCCGACGCGCTCTTCGAGGGCGCCGACTTCCTGGAGCAGTCCCTGATCTGGACGGCGAGCGTCCTCAAGGGCGACATCAAGGTCGAGCGTCCGGCGATCGACCGCGGCGAGGCCTGGGACCAGGCCGTCGCCAAGGGCCGTTTCGTCGCCGACTCCAAGGTGCACGGCGCGGCCCCGGCCGCCTACCGCGCCCTCGACATCATCGGGGCCGCGAAGAACGGCGACCTCCAACAGGGCTACGACGCCGAGGACTTGGCGCTCGCCGACCTGATCATGGGTGGCGAACTCCGCGCCGGTATCTACGCGTTCAACCTCGTGCAGAAGCGCGGCAAGCGTCCTGCGGGTGCGCCCGACAAGTCGCTGGCGCGTCCGGTCACCAAGGTGGGTGTGGTCGGCGCCGGTCTGATGGCCTCGCAGCTCGCCCTGCTCTTCCTGCGCCGTCTCGAAGTACCGGTCGTCCTCACGGACATCGACCAGGAGCGCGTCGACAAGGGTGTGGGCTATGTCCACGCCGAGATCGAGAAGCTGCTCGGCAAGGGCCGTATCAACCAGGACAAGGCCAACCGCCTCACGGCCCTGGTGACCGGTGTGCTGGACAAGGCCGAGGGCTTCTCCGACGCCGACTTCATCATCGAGGCCGTCTTCGAGGAGATCGGCGTCAAGCAGCAGGTGTTCGCGGAGGTCGAGGCGGTCGCCCCGGCGCACGCGATCCTCGCCACCAACACCTCCTCGCTGTCGGTGAGCGAGATGGCATCGAAGCTCAAGAACCCCGAGCGGGTCGTGGGCTTCCACTTCTTCAACCCCGTGGCGATTCTTCCCCTGTTGGAGATCGTGCGCGGTGAGCAGACGGACGACGCCTCGCTCGCGACCGCGTTCGCGGTGGCCAAGAAGCTGAAGAAGACAGCGGTGTTGGTGAAGGACGCCCCGGCGTTCGTCGTCAACCGCATCCTCACCCGCTTCATGGGCGAGATCCAGAACGTCATCGACGAGGGCACCCCGGTCGCCGTCGCCGAGAAGGCCGTGGAACCGCTCGGGCTGCCCATGTCCCCGCTGGTTCTGCTGGAGTTGGTCGGTCCGGCCATCGGGCTGCACGTCTCGGAGACCCTCAACCGGGCCTTCCCCGACCGTTTCACGGTCTCCCCGAACCTCGCGGCCGTCGTCAAGGCGGGCAAGCGCGGCTTCTACGTCTACGACAGCGGGAAGCCCGAACTCGACCCCGAGGTCGCGGCGTTGCTCCAGCAGGGCGACTCCGTGCTGACCGAGGCGCAGGTGCGGGACCGGGTGCTGGACGCGGTCGCGCAGGAGATCGGCCTGATGCTCGACGAGGGTGTCGTGGCCGAGGCGCAGGACATCGACCTGTGCCTGATCACGGGCGCCGGCTGGCCCTTCCACCTGGGCGGCATCACGCCGTACCTGGACCGGGTGGGTGTGTCGGAGCGGGTCAACGGCAAGCCGTTCCTGGCGCCGGGTGTGGCCAGCGTT